TTCATCCACCAATTTGGCATAAGACGCAGGCTCGTCATTTTTGGTGAAGCGCACCTCTATGCCCAACCGCTTGAAGGCGACCTTAAATTGGTTGTAAGAACCGCCGTACAGATTGCTGGAGGCAATAAAGTTGTCGCCAGCTTGTAAAATGTTGGTAAGTGCAATGAATTGAGCTGCTTGTCCTGAACCGACCGCCACCGCGGCAACGCCTCCTTCCAAAGCGGCAATGCGTTTCTCAAACACATCTGTGGTGGGGTTCATGATGCGGGTGTAGATGTTGCCAAACTCCTTTAAGGCGAACAAATTGGCGCCGTGAGCCGCATTTTCAAACACATAAGAGGTAGTCTGATAGATAGGAACCGCTCTGGATCGGGTGGTGTCATCTATTTCTTGGCCAGCGTGAAGCTGAAGGGTATCAAAATGGAAAGTATTAGACATGGGAATACCAGGTTACAATTTAAAATTGAACAAAAGCAAGACAGGTGGCTAAATTGATACGCGCAGAACCAGTAGGCTACGCGCGGTTAGCCCTGAAAACAAGAAGGAGAAATGGCTGGATTAGCGGCAACAACAGCAACAATAACCCAGCACGGGCATTCGCTGCGGATGACGCAAGAAAGTGAGGATGGCAGACACAAGGGTCTGGGTGAACACTAAAAAGTGCTCTGCTGTGATTTGACGAATGGTTTGGAATTGTTTTTCCATCATTGTATCAATTTATATTCCCCAGCGCACTATGCGGTTGGGTTCAGGAATTAGCACCTTACACCAAGGTAGGTTGCTAGAGCTTCACAGAGCCTGTCTCTCCACTCTTCTTTATAAATCAACTACCGGAATAATTGACTTGATGCTGCAAATGTATAGACGAATTGGACAAAAACAAAAATCCTTCTATTTTTTTTATTTTTTCTTTACGCAGGTTCCGGCACTTTCGTTTTCGGGGTATTTTTCAGAAAACAGGTCAAAAATGGAAACCGTCTTTTCTGCTTGCCCCCTTCGCATCCTTTTCTAACTTTGCCTCCTTAAGCACACGCCATGCAAGCGCTCAAAGAAACCCATTTCCATTTTCCTGAACAAACCGGGTTCTACCGGGGCAAGGTGCGGGACGTCTATTACTTTCAAGACAAACTGGCGTTAGTAGCCACCGACCGCATCTCTGCCTTTGACGTGGTCCTGCCTAGAGCCATCCCTTTTAAAGGACAGGTCTTAAACCAGATTGCCGCCAAGTTCCTGGAAGCCACCAAAGACGTAGTACCCAACTGGGTCATCAGTCATCCGGCGCCCAACGTAACCATAGGAAAGCAATGCGAGACCTATAAAGTGGAGATGGTAATCCGCGGCTACTTGGCTGGCCACGCCTGGCGCGAGTACAGCGCCGGCAAACGTACCGTCTGCAACGTTTCTCTTCCAGAAGGTTTAAAGGAGAATGACCGCCTGCCAGAACCCATCATCACCCCTACCACCAAAGCCGCCGAAGGCCACGATGAGGACATCTCCCGTGAGGAAATCATCCAACAAGGAATTGTCTCAGAAGACGAGTACCTGCAATTGGAATCCTATACCAGAGCCCTTTTCCAGAAAGGCACCGAGCTGGCGGCTGAGCGCGGTTTGATTTTGGTGGACACTAAATATGAGTTCGGGAAGGCAGATGGCGTCATCTATGTGATAGATGAAATCCACACTCCGGATTCTTCAAGATTCTTTTACTCAGAGGGTTACCAGGAACGGCAGGATGCCAACCAACCGCAACGGCAACTTTCAAAGGAATTTGTACGTCAATGGTTGATTGAGCAAGGTTTCCAGGGAAAAGACGGCCAGCAGGTGCCCGAAATGACAGATGAAAAAGTGGCCGAAATATCCCAGCGTTACATTGAATTATACGAGCAAGTCTTAGGCGAAACGTTCTCCCCCCAGCCGTACGCCCAGGACCTGGAAGCCCTGCAAAAGAGCATTGCTTCCAACATTTTTTAAACCACTTTGTTACAGATATTCCACCAATTTTTGGTAGATTCGCACTCTAAACCTTTTTGCTGTTACTTATGAAGTACACAATTGATAAAAAAGAGAATTATACCGTCATCACGATAGATGAAAAAAAGCTTGACACCACGATTGCGCCAGATCTGAAGTCAGAGTTTGTGAAGTTGAACGCAGAAGGTATAACCAATTTGATCCTTGATCTTACCAACGTAAAATATACAGATTCATCTGGGCTTTCTTCTATCCTGATCGCCAACCGTCTTTGCAACTCTTCTGGAGGGGTATTGATCTTGACGGGTTTACAGGAGCACGTAATGAAGTTGATCACTATCTCTAAGTTAGAGTCTGTGTTGAACATCTTGCCAACCGTAGAAGAAGGCATTGACCGCGTGTTCTTACACGAAATTGAGAGCGATCTTACCAAGAAAGAAGAATAGTCTAAAAGGGCGCCGGTTTGGACTTTGAGCTAAAAATTCTTGGCAGTTCTTCTGCTACGCCCTCTTTTGACCGACATCATACCGCCCAACTTTTGGCAATTGGCAATCAATTAAACCTGATTGATTGCGGAGAAGGTACACAAATGCAGCTGATGCGTTACAAAGTAAAGCATCAGCGCATTTGTAACATCTTCATTAGTCACCTCCACGGTGACCATTATTTTGGCTTACCCGGGTTGCTGTCCACTATGCACCTGCAGCAGCGTACCGCCCCTCTCAACCTTTTCGGCCCCAAAGGCTTAGCCGAGATACTAACCCTCCAGTTTAAGTACGCCGGCACCCAGCTTCCTTACAAGATCAATTTCCATGAAGTAGACACCACCGTCTGCCGGAAAATCTTTGAGGACAAAACCATTACCGTGCACACCTTACCTATGCAGCACCGCATCAATTGCTGCGGGTATCTGTTCAAGGAAAAGCAAAAACCCCGACACCTGCTCAAAAGCAAGCTTCCTGCCTTCTTGACGCCGCCGCAACTGGTGCGCTTGAAATGGGGCGAGGATGTTCTAGATGAGGCCGGGCAAGTATTGGTGCGCAACGTGGAGGTGACCACTGAGCCCAAGCATAGCCGTAGCTATGCCTACTGTTCAGATACCAAATACAAAGAAGATATTCTACCCATGATCAAAGGCGTGGACCTGCTTTACCATGAATCTACTTTCCTAAGTGACATGACCCAGCGCGCGGACTATACTTTCCATAGCACCGCCCAGCAGGCCGCTACGTTGGCTTTAAAAGCTCAGGTGAAGCGTCTGCTTATCGGGCACTTCTCAGCGCGCTACAAGGACCTGACGCCGTTGCTGGCAGAGGCGCAGGCTGTGTTCCCCAATACTAACCTAGCGGTGGAGGGTAAAACGATTAGCGTCTTGGAGTAGTCGGGCTCTACGTTCCTTCAAAGTATTCTTCCGTTTTTGGCTTGTTTCCCGGAAATCAGGCTAAAAACGAACTCCTCTCGTCATCCAGAACCTGCCGAAGTATCTACCGAAAACTTCATTGTGCCTGCCTTGCGCTTGTATTCCAATTTCCCTACCGCCATTGTAGGGGTTCTCACCAATGACCATTACAGCCTTCTTCCAAGGCGTAGAGGTTACATCTGTGACTTTCTATTACAGGTGATGCACTTCCGTTGGCTTTTCCTGAGCAATGTCACTTCATCCGGTGCCCTTATGCTGCCTTGTTGCATTGTGCCCGCTAAGCGCTCGCGGCCGCGGGGCCTCGTCTTCCCGCCTCGCGCTGTACCAGCTTGCCTCTTCTGCGTGGTAATTTTTCTGATTGTTAACCAGTCTTGCTTTGTCGTGACCGTCGTCCTGCCAGAGGCGGCAACCTGCTTAGGCGACTCGCCGGAAAGACTGGAACGGGTGCTAGTAGTAGAAGCCTATGCTAAACGCAATTGGAACAGGTGCAGAAGCAAAGGCTATTACTATATGTAGATTCTCCCCTTGAGGGGGCGAAGGGAGGTGTTTACATCGGCAGGTAAATCAATCGACAATTGACAACCAGCAATCCTTCCGTTTTTGGGCTGTTTTCTAGGAAACAAGCCAAAAACGAACTATCTCCAACAAATAACAAGTCTGCCAGTTTATGAGTTGACAATATCGCATAAGCACTATCTTTACAGGTCTTTACCTTTCAACGAAAGTCCATGTCCATACCCACAGATGCCCACAACATGGGCTATAGAAAACGACAGCTCTTCATGGTGTTGAGCGGCATCTTCCTGACCAATGCGTTGCTGGCGGAACTGATTGGCGTTAAGATTTTCTCGGGTGAGGCAGTGTTCGGTCTGCCCGGGGCGCAGATTCCGGTTCTGGGCGCCACACTGGATTTTAATCTGACGGCAGGCGTCATTATTTGGCCCATCGTGTTTGTGACCACAGACATTATCAATGAGTACTTCGGGCGGGATGGCGTGAAGAAGATAAGCGTGCTCACCGCCATGCTCATTGCGTATGGCTTTCTGGTGATAGTAGCGGCCACCACCCTGCCGCCGGCACAGTTCTGGCTGGATGTGAACAACCAAGGCCCCAACGGGACCGCCTTTGACATGGATTTCGCCTTTAACCGGGTATTCAGACAGGGCCTGGGCATCATCATTGGTTCTTTGGTGGCATTCTTGGTGGGGCAGTTACTGGACGCCTACGTATTCCATAAGCTTAAGCACCTAACGGGCAGCAAGAAACTATGGCTTAGAGCTACCGGCTCCACGCTTATTTCTCAGTTGGTAGACACGGTAGTAGTGTTGTTCATTGCGTTCTACCTCTTCGGGAATTGGGATTTGAAGACCGTGCTGTCTGTGTCTGTGATCAACTACTTGTACAAGTTTGTGGTGGCAGTAGTATTGACCCCGGTGTTGTATTTGGCCCACCCTATCATTGACAGGTATTTGGCCGGTGACCACGCCGTCCCCATGGACACGTTCATTTCTAAGGACTAGGCTCGTTTTTGGCGTATTTCCTGGAAAACAGGCCAAAAACGAGGTAATCCAATATGGGCTTCATGCTTAACGTAGACAGACAACAAAGCTTCTAATATTTCTATGCAAGATCTTTCTCCGGTGTATTTATTGAGCGGCCTGGGCGCCGATGAACGGCTGTTTCATAACCTGAAACTCCGGCATCCGGCACCGGTGGTTATTCAATGGATCAGGCCAGAGAAGCAAGAGTCATTACGAAACTATGCGCAACGGTTGTTGGCTCAGATTACGCCTTCAGAAAAGCCGCCCATCTTAATTGGCCTGAGCTTTGGTGGCATGGTGGCCCAGGAGATGGCCAAGCTTATTCCCGTAAAGCGCGTCATTCTTTTGTCTAGCTTGGCAGACACGGGTGCCCTGCCGTGGTATTATCGTGTGGGTGGCTTTTTGCGCATGCAGCAGTGGCTCCCGTTTGAGGTAGCCAAGCGGTGGCCGGCCCCTGGGTATTGGCTTTTTGGGGTGCATTCAAAAGAAGAGCAAAAACTGTTCAAATCCATCATTCAAGACACAGACCTGCACTTTCTAAGGTGGTCGCTCACGCAGATTCTGCACTGGCGGCACAAGGCCCAAGACCAAGAGGTCATCCTACTGCACGGCGATGCCGACAAGGTTCTCCCCGTGCCACAGTACGCCCATGTGCATGTGCTCAAGGGCGCCGAGCATCTGATGGTTTTGAACCGCGCCCAGGAAGTCAGCAATCTGCTCAACCAGTACCTGGACTAGGCTCGTTTTTGGCGTATTTTCTGGAAAACAGCTTAAAAACGGATTCTCCTTTCCCGTTTGCCCGTCAATGATTTACTTTGTACCCTATTAACGTACATTTTTATGGCACGAATTCTTACCGGTATCCAGAGCAGTGGCCGTCCGCATTTGGGCAACCTGCTGGGTGCCATCCTCCCCGCCATTGAGCTTTCCAAGAAAGCCGGCAATGACTCTCTGTACTTCATCGCAGACTTGCACTCGCTCACCTCTATCAGAGACGCTGAGGAGCGCCGCATGAATACCTATGCAGTGGCCGCGGCGTGGCTGGCCTTCGGGTTTGACACAGACAACAACATCTTTTATAGACAAAGCGATGTGCCCGAGGTAACCGAGCTGACGTGGTATTTGAGCTGCTTTGCGCCGTACCCTATGCTGGCCAATGCGCACTCCTTCAAGGATAAGTCGGCTAGACGTGGGTTGGCTGACGTGAACGCTGGTTTGTTCACCTACCCTATCCTCATGGCCGCCGATATTCTGTTGTATGACGCCAACTTTGTACCGGTAGGCAAAGACCAGGTGCAGCACCTGGAAATCACCCGCGACGTGGCTTCATCCTTCAACCACATCTACGGAGATACATTTGTGATACCAGAGGTGAAGGTAGATGAGAGCGTGATGACGGTGCCGGGTATTAACGGCGACAAGATGAGCAAGTCCTATGGTAATACCATTGACATCTTCTTGCCAGACAAGGAATTGCGCAAGCGCGTCATGAGCATTGTCTCTGATAGCAAAACCTTGGAAGAGCCCAAAGACCCGTCCACGGATACCACTTTCAAGTTATATGCGCTGTTGGCTTCAGAATCTGAGTTGGAGACCATGCGTCAGAATTATTTGAACGGAGGTTTCGGCTATGGCCACGCCAAGCAGGCATTGTATGACTTAATCATCACTAAGTACGCAGAGCCGCGCGAACGCTTCCAGTACTACATGAACAACTTGCCAGAGATTGACGCTAAACTAGCCGAAGGTGCCGCCAAAGCCCGCGCCATTGGTGCCCCGGTGCTGAAGCGCGTACGGGAGAAGTTGGGATTCTAGGATAGTAGCTAGATATTAGATTTTAGATTTTTGACAATAAGAGAAGCCGAGGCAGATTGCCGCGGCTTCTTCGTTTTAGTCAAGAATGAAATGAATCTTTTGAACCTCTTATAAAGCAACTGCCGTTTTTGGCTTGTTTTCACCAAAACAGGCCAAAAACGAAGAGGCTCCATCCAAGAAAACTTGAAATGGAGCCTCTTTAAAAATCTAAAATCTAACGTCTAAAACCTAGCGTCCAGAATTATCAGACTTCCAGACTTCCTGGCGCACGTTCTTGCCTACGCTTAAGAAGATGCGCATAGGGTTGGGTACCAACAGCAAGCGGGCTTCTTTGTTGGGATAGGCGTCTGCCTCTACCCACACGCCTTCTTTGCCGGTAATTTCCACCTGGCCTTCGGCGTTCATGGCTTCTGGCAGGTAGGCGGTAGGTAGGAGAACGTCCGTGTCTGGGCAGACCTGGGTATGCACATCGCCCAACACGTCTTCCAGGTATTCCCCGAAGTTGTCGTTGAACTCGTCTTCCAGGTCATGCAGTTCTTCTTCTACGTCGTCGTAGCGTTCATCATTATAGGAAAGCTTGCTTAGTTCCTGCTTTTTCTGGATAAGCGTCACCAGCGATGTATTCAGTTCTTGGATATTCATGCCGTCTGTCGGTTTTTTTACAAATTTTATAACATCTACGGCTAATTCCAAGCATTGCCTGAAAACTACCGAAGGAATACTTGTTTTCTTTCCTGCCAATTTCTCCTATTTTTACCTAGAAAACACGGTTTTCTCACCATTTCATCTCATTAAAGCACATTTATATGACCATGGCCACAGATTTCCTTCCCCTTAATGGTACAGATTATATTGAATTCTATGTAGGCAACGCCAAGCAGGCCGCCTATTTCTACCAAAGCGCCTTCGGGTTTGAGCAGGTGGCCTACGCCGGCCCAGAAACCGGCGTGCGCGACCGCGTGAGCTATGTGCTGCAGCAAGGCAAGATCCGGTTCATGCTCACCACGTCTCTGGTGCCAGACTCCCCTATCTCTGAGCACGTGCGCCTGCACGGCGACGGCGTAAAGGTGATGGCCCTGTGGGTGGACGATGCCTACAAGTCATATGAAGAAACCACCAAACGCGGGGCCAAGTCGGCCGGTGAGCCCCAGACCTTGACAGATGAGTTTGGCGAAGTAAAGGTAGCTTCTATCTATACCTACGGCGAGACCATACACACCTTTGTGGAGCGCAAGAATTACACCGGTGCCTTCATGCCGGGTTTTGTGGCCAAGAAAAGCAACATCCCGTTCACTTCTGTGGGCTTGAAGCACGTGGACCACTGCGTAGGCAACGTGGGCTGGGGCGAGATGAACACCTGGGTGAAGTTTTACGAGGAAGTGATGGGCTTCCAACTGCTGTTGACCTTTGACGATGAGGACATCTCCACCGAGTATTCTGCCCTTATGTCAAAAGTGATGAGCAACGGCAACGGCTATGTCAAATTCCCGATCAATGAGCCCGCCGAAGGCAAGAAGAAATCGCAGATTGAGGAATACCTGGACTACTACCACAGCCCGGGCGTGCAGCACATCGCCATTGCCACAGATGACATTGTGGCTACCGTGGGCGAGTTGCGCAGACGCGGCGTGGAGTTCCTGAGCGTGCCAGCTTCTTACTATGCAGACTTAGCCGAGCGCGTAGGTAAGATTGACGAGGACATGAAGCCTTTGCAAGACCTAAACATCTTGGTAGACCGCGACAATGAAGGCTACTTATTGCAAATCTTCACCAAACCCGCCCAAGACCGCCCTACCGTGTTTTATGAAATCATTCAGCGCAAAGGAGCCAAGTCCTTCGGCAAAGGCAACTTCAAAGCCCTGTTTGAATCCATTGAACGCGAACAAGCCCTTCGCGGAAACCTTTAATTGATTTGAAGATGTGGAGATTTGAAAATGTGAAAATGATTCCCTTTTAGTCTCATTTCTACATCTTCATATTTTCAAATTTTCACATCTTCAAATTTAACACGGCTGTTTTTAGCTTGTTTTCGTAAAAACAGGCCAAAAACGCTTGCCCTTTTCTCTACACACATCCTATGGAAAATAACTTGTCATTAGACGCGGCCGTGCAGGCCAAATTAGACGCGTGGCTTACGGGAGGCTATGATGAAGACACTAAATCCCAGTTACAGCAGTTAGTAGAAACCAAAGACGCAGACACCCTCACTGATTCGTTTTACAAAGACCTGGAGTTTGGCACCGGCGGCCTGCGCGGCATCATGGGCGTGGGCAGCAACCGCATGAACCGCTACACGGTGGGCATGGCTACCCAGGGCCTGAGCAACTACCTCTTAAAGTCGTTCCCAGACCAGGAGATCTGCGTGGCCATTGCGCATGACAGCCGCAACAACTCCCCTGAGTTTGCCAATGTGGTGGCAGACGTTTTCTCTGGCAACGGCATTAAGGTGTACTTCTTTAAAGAGCTGCGTCCTACGCCAGAACTTTCATTTGCCATCCGTCACTTGGGTTGCCAAAGCGGCGTGGTGTTGACGGCCTCGCACAATCCCAAAGAATACAACGGGTACAAGGCCTATTGGAACGATGGCGGCCAGGTAACGGCCCCGCATGATAAGAACATCATTGCCGAGGTCAACAAAATACAGAGCGTAGACCAGGTTAAATTCGCCCGTGATCATTCTAAGGTGGAATATGTGCTGGAGGACGTAGACCAGGCCTATTTAGACAAGGTGGCCTCCCTGTCGGTAGACCCGGCCGTAATTCAACGCCAGAAGGATTTGAAGATCGTCTACACTCCTATCCATGGCACGGGCATTACCTTGGTGCCGAAGGCATTGGAGCGTTTTGGCTTTACCAACGTGACCGTGGTGGAGGAACAAGCCACTCCAGACGGAAACTTCCCGACGGTGGTCTACCCCAACCCCGAAGAGAAAGAGGCCATGACCCTGGCCATGAACAAAGCCCGTGAACTGGACGCTGATTTAGTTTTGGCTACCGACCCAGACGCGGACCGCGTGGGGATTGCCGTGAAAAACCACAAAGGCGAATTCGTGCTCATTAACGGCAACCAGACTGCGGCTTTGCTTACCTATTATGTATTGAGCGCCTGGAAGAAAGCGGGCAAGCTGACAGGCAATGAATACATAGTGAGCACCATTGTCACCACAGACTTAATTAACCGCATTGCCGAAGGCTTTGGTGTAGAATGCTACGAGACTCTTACCGGCTTCAAGTACATTGCCACCATCATGCGCGAGAAAGAAGGCAAGGCGCAGTACATCTGCGGCGGCGAGGAAAGCTATGGCTTTCTGGTTGGGGACTTTGTGCGGGATAAAGATGCCGTTTCATCCTGCGCCATGATCGCGGAGATGGCGGCCTCGGCCAAGGACCAGGGCAAAACCTTGTATGAGCTCATGATTCAGATGTATGAGGAATTCGGGTTCTACAAGGAAGACTTGATTTCCATTACCAAAAAGGGCCACCGCGGCGCCCAGGAGATACAGGAAATGATGCAGGAGCTCCGGGAGAACCCTCCTACCTCCATTGCTGGATCTAAAGTGATTGAGATCAGTGATTACAAGACAGGGTTCCGGAAGAATTTTCAAACCCGTGAAGAAAGCGCCACTGGCCTGGAAAGCTCCAACGTATTACAATTCCTCACAGAGGACGGAACCAAGGTGTCGGCACGCCCTTCTGGCACAGAGCCCAAGATCAAGTTCTACTTCAGTGTGAAAGAACCTCTGGCTTCTGCCGCAGACTATGATGCCGTAAGTCAGAAGCTAGATGAAAAGATAGAGGCAGTGATCAAAAACCTGCAATTAAAATAAGCCATCTGCCTTTCTCCTTTATACTATGAACTCCCGCCTTAGCGAATGCATGGGCGGGAGTTTGTTTTTGGCCAGTTTTCTGGAAAACAAGCCAAAAACGGACCTTAATGCTTGGTCTCAAAACATTTTGCTTGCTTTCTATAGCATCAGGAATAATACACCACCTTATTCATCGCCTTTAAGAAATTCCAACGAAAGATATGGTGTTGGTTATAAAGGAAAACAGGTTAGTAAAGGGCCTTGCTTTTCCCAAATCAAGTACCTAGCCAGGAAAATCAATCCTATTTACATATTGCTTATGTTCTAATTACAAACCTGGTACGATATTTTAATTATTCAAATAAACCCATACCACTAATCTTCTATTTTATAACTTTACAAATATCAAGTTTCCAAAATCAGTTGGTTCTTTAGTTTGATTATCTCTTTTATCATATTGACTCTAAGTCTCATATTATCAATACAATATATAGCTTGTAGATATATTTAAGGAGTTTTCCTGTTCATCGGGAAATTGTCTGTGTTCATCGAAATAAGCTTCAGCCTCCCATAGTTTTTGCCGATCTTGTTGCTATATGAATTGCACATAACAATTCATGAAATAGTGAAACATTCATGACAAGATTATTTACGACCCTTAGTTTTATCCTAGTTTTAGTTGGTTTTACTCCCCTTTTCACTTGGGCTCAGACCGCACCAACTGTTTCTTCCATAACTCCTATCGTGGCTCAGCCAAATACGGAGGTAGTCTTGACAGGCACTAACTTAAATGGGGCCACCTCTGTCCTTTTCTCGGGTACCTCTGCCAAGTTTACCGTTAATACCGACACGCAGATTACCGTGAAGGTACCAGGCACTGCCTTTACAGGACCCATTCGGGTAACCACTCCTTCCGGAACCGCTTTGAGCGCCCCTGTCACCGTTCAGCGCACTACTAACTCTTACACTTTTACTTCTTCCAGCAATCTTTCTTACACGCCGTTTCTCTACAACGGCAATAAAATAGCGGAAAACCCCAGTCCTGTTTTTACAGATTTGAACAATGACGGTTTGCTAGATTTGTTAATAGGTACCATAGCCGGAAACGTAGAGCATTATATTCAGTCGGCTGCAAACTCCCTAAGCTTTACCCAGGGAAATCAGTATTTGATCAACCTGAACCCTGTTCAGAGCAACAACACCCAGAAATATGCCTCTCCTACAGTTACTGACCTGGACGGCGATGGCCTTTTGGACGTTTTAGTGGGCGATGGCAACGGGTACATCAGTCATTTTGAACAAACTGCAAAAAACGCCTTTACTTTCAATCTGCTTAGCAGCGACTTCCTGGGCACCATACTGGCAAAAAATGCTGCTCCCACCGTTTCTGACCTGGATGGCGACGGCCTTCTTGATTTACTAGTGGGTGCGGCAGATGGTAGTGTGCAGCATTTTGAGCAAAACGCTGCCAATTCTTTGGCCTTTACTAGAAGAACTGTCTCTACTGGTACTTTCAGCAATATTGACGTGAGCAGAACCCACGGCTGGGCTCAGCCCAAAGTGATGGATTTGGACGGTGACCAACTGCTTGACCTCATCATTGGCGGATATGACGGCGTTACCTATTATTTTGAACAAACCGCGGTAAATGGACTCACCTTTGATGGAAATGCCATCTTGGTAGGAGATATAAGCGACCATGCCGCCCCGGCATTTGCAGACCTCAACGGAGATGGTTTGTTAGAGATGGCTCTGGGTGCCTGGAAGATGCAGCTTAAATTGTACAACCAGCAAGCGTCTCCCAAAGCAGATGTAGGCGTGGCCATTACTCCTTCTGCCGCGCCTTATACCGTGGGCCGTACTATTACTTTTACGGTGACAGTGAGCAATACTGGCCCCAGCGCGGCGTCTGGGATTGCAGTGACAGATTTGCTGGACCCTACCAAATTCCAGAACATCACGGCTACAGATGCCACGTATGACGCAGCCAACCGAATCTGGAAAGTAGGTTCCCTGGTGGCAAATGCCTCCAAGACTCTAACCATCACGGCGCAGCCCCTGGCTACAGGAACATACACCATTTTGGCCAAGCAAGCCCAT
The nucleotide sequence above comes from Nibribacter ruber. Encoded proteins:
- a CDS encoding phosphoribosylaminoimidazolesuccinocarboxamide synthase, with product MQALKETHFHFPEQTGFYRGKVRDVYYFQDKLALVATDRISAFDVVLPRAIPFKGQVLNQIAAKFLEATKDVVPNWVISHPAPNVTIGKQCETYKVEMVIRGYLAGHAWREYSAGKRTVCNVSLPEGLKENDRLPEPIITPTTKAAEGHDEDISREEIIQQGIVSEDEYLQLESYTRALFQKGTELAAERGLILVDTKYEFGKADGVIYVIDEIHTPDSSRFFYSEGYQERQDANQPQRQLSKEFVRQWLIEQGFQGKDGQQVPEMTDEKVAEISQRYIELYEQVLGETFSPQPYAQDLEALQKSIASNIF
- a CDS encoding STAS domain-containing protein, whose translation is MKYTIDKKENYTVITIDEKKLDTTIAPDLKSEFVKLNAEGITNLILDLTNVKYTDSSGLSSILIANRLCNSSGGVLILTGLQEHVMKLITISKLESVLNILPTVEEGIDRVFLHEIESDLTKKEE
- a CDS encoding ribonuclease Z codes for the protein MDFELKILGSSSATPSFDRHHTAQLLAIGNQLNLIDCGEGTQMQLMRYKVKHQRICNIFISHLHGDHYFGLPGLLSTMHLQQRTAPLNLFGPKGLAEILTLQFKYAGTQLPYKINFHEVDTTVCRKIFEDKTITVHTLPMQHRINCCGYLFKEKQKPRHLLKSKLPAFLTPPQLVRLKWGEDVLDEAGQVLVRNVEVTTEPKHSRSYAYCSDTKYKEDILPMIKGVDLLYHESTFLSDMTQRADYTFHSTAQQAATLALKAQVKRLLIGHFSARYKDLTPLLAEAQAVFPNTNLAVEGKTISVLE
- a CDS encoding queuosine precursor transporter, which translates into the protein MSIPTDAHNMGYRKRQLFMVLSGIFLTNALLAELIGVKIFSGEAVFGLPGAQIPVLGATLDFNLTAGVIIWPIVFVTTDIINEYFGRDGVKKISVLTAMLIAYGFLVIVAATTLPPAQFWLDVNNQGPNGTAFDMDFAFNRVFRQGLGIIIGSLVAFLVGQLLDAYVFHKLKHLTGSKKLWLRATGSTLISQLVDTVVVLFIAFYLFGNWDLKTVLSVSVINYLYKFVVAVVLTPVLYLAHPIIDRYLAGDHAVPMDTFISKD
- a CDS encoding alpha/beta hydrolase is translated as MQDLSPVYLLSGLGADERLFHNLKLRHPAPVVIQWIRPEKQESLRNYAQRLLAQITPSEKPPILIGLSFGGMVAQEMAKLIPVKRVILLSSLADTGALPWYYRVGGFLRMQQWLPFEVAKRWPAPGYWLFGVHSKEEQKLFKSIIQDTDLHFLRWSLTQILHWRHKAQDQEVILLHGDADKVLPVPQYAHVHVLKGAEHLMVLNRAQEVSNLLNQYLD
- the trpS gene encoding tryptophan--tRNA ligase — translated: MARILTGIQSSGRPHLGNLLGAILPAIELSKKAGNDSLYFIADLHSLTSIRDAEERRMNTYAVAAAWLAFGFDTDNNIFYRQSDVPEVTELTWYLSCFAPYPMLANAHSFKDKSARRGLADVNAGLFTYPILMAADILLYDANFVPVGKDQVQHLEITRDVASSFNHIYGDTFVIPEVKVDESVMTVPGINGDKMSKSYGNTIDIFLPDKELRKRVMSIVSDSKTLEEPKDPSTDTTFKLYALLASESELETMRQNYLNGGFGYGHAKQALYDLIITKYAEPRERFQYYMNNLPEIDAKLAEGAAKARAIGAPVLKRVREKLGF
- the hppD gene encoding 4-hydroxyphenylpyruvate dioxygenase gives rise to the protein MATDFLPLNGTDYIEFYVGNAKQAAYFYQSAFGFEQVAYAGPETGVRDRVSYVLQQGKIRFMLTTSLVPDSPISEHVRLHGDGVKVMALWVDDAYKSYEETTKRGAKSAGEPQTLTDEFGEVKVASIYTYGETIHTFVERKNYTGAFMPGFVAKKSNIPFTSVGLKHVDHCVGNVGWGEMNTWVKFYEEVMGFQLLLTFDDEDISTEYSALMSKVMSNGNGYVKFPINEPAEGKKKSQIEEYLDYYHSPGVQHIAIATDDIVATVGELRRRGVEFLSVPASYYADLAERVGKIDEDMKPLQDLNILVDRDNEGYLLQIFTKPAQDRPTVFYEIIQRKGAKSFGKGNFKALFESIEREQALRGNL
- a CDS encoding phospho-sugar mutase codes for the protein MENNLSLDAAVQAKLDAWLTGGYDEDTKSQLQQLVETKDADTLTDSFYKDLEFGTGGLRGIMGVGSNRMNRYTVGMATQGLSNYLLKSFPDQEICVAIAHDSRNNSPEFANVVADVFSGNGIKVYFFKELRPTPELSFAIRHLGCQSGVVLTASHNPKEYNGYKAYWNDGGQVTAPHDKNIIAEVNKIQSVDQVKFARDHSKVEYVLEDVDQAYLDKVASLSVDPAVIQRQKDLKIVYTPIHGTGITLVPKALERFGFTNVTVVEEQATPDGNFPTVVYPNPEEKEAMTLAMNKARELDADLVLATDPDADRVGIAVKNHKGEFVLINGNQTAALLTYYVLSAWKKAGKLTGNEYIVSTIVTTDLINRIAEGFGVECYETLTGFKYIATIMREKEGKAQYICGGEESYGFLVGDFVRDKDAVSSCAMIAEMAASAKDQGKTLYELMIQMYEEFGFYKEDLISITKKGHRGAQEIQEMMQELRENPPTSIAGSKVIEISDYKTGFRKNFQTREESATGLESSNVLQFLTEDGTKVSARPSGTEPKIKFYFSVKEPLASAADYDAVSQKLDEKIEAVIKNLQLK